The genomic DNA AATATCATGATTATCATGAAAATGCATTGACTGGTAGTCTTAACCGTACTATCATTGAAGTGTGGTAGTCATAAGAGTAACAACGAGTGATTTAATTTTGAATTGAGGAGGTGTTAACAGTAAAATTTGAACAAATATCTAAGGGTACCGTTGAAACTTTCTCTAGTAATAGGATTCGGAAAAGCAAACTGGAATAGTAAAAGTTACATGATCATGAATAAAAAAGGAAGCGGCCCCCTACCAAAAAGCGCCGCTTCCTTATCGCAATTGCCTGAGAGGCAGACTGCACACTTACTCTACCATGTGCGAGTCTTTCTTTCAACGTATAATCCAGTACGAAAGGAAGATTGAAAAATGAAAAGCATGCTGGAAGCCTTATTTTATGGCGATATCCGCCCGGAAGAGCAGGTAGTTCCAAAAAATCCTGATTATCGTAGTATAAGCAGAAGGCTATCCGAAGCTATGGAACTGTGGAAAGAGAAACTATCTTCCGAAGATTTCAACCAACTTGAAGAGATGCTCGATTTACGCAGTCAGTCGGAGTCGATATATGCTTCAAATACTTTCATAAATGGATTTCAGCTTGGGGCATTAATTATGATGGAGATATATACGGCTAAGGAAGATCTTCTGCAGGATATAAAGTAATTACAATATTAACAATAACGGTGTACTAATAGCTTGTTCCTACTTTGTTTAGTATGGAACAGGCTATTTTTTATGAGGAATAACGTGCTGGAAATCAACGGCGAGTCTATAGTACCAAAATTATCGGTGCCAGTATGCTGTTCAACTGCAAAACCTCAAGCTGATGAAAAAATGCTGCGTTATTAAAATATCATTGCTGCGTACCCGACTTTTTGAGGGGCATGCGGAGTATATGCTGGAAGT from Paenibacillus woosongensis includes the following:
- a CDS encoding DUF6809 family protein codes for the protein MKSMLEALFYGDIRPEEQVVPKNPDYRSISRRLSEAMELWKEKLSSEDFNQLEEMLDLRSQSESIYASNTFINGFQLGALIMMEIYTAKEDLLQDIK